The genomic region ACTTCAGCTTTGCCGGCAGCGGGATAGGCGGAATCGCTACTTGCGGCATCGGCGGACCGACTCATCAGAAAGAAAAACAGGCCTGTCACGATCAGGACGCAGGCGAGAAGATATCCGGGATTCCTTTTGCGGGACACAGGCATGGCGCGTCTCCTCTGTGGTTGTGCCGCCAAGCGGGACGTTGCGGCCGGAGTGTTGCGGGCGGGCCGCTCTTCGTGCTGAAAAGCGGCCCGCCACGAAGGCGTAAACGCCATTTATTTGCGTTGTTAAGCGCCGAAGCGGGCGTCTTCAAACGTTAAAAATATACATTCTTAACGGTAATCCGCTCTAGATGTAGAGTGTCAACACGTTGTTCACCCTCCGCTCAGCCTTGAGGCTGGAGGTTTTCTGCCAAGAGCCGTATGCGGACGCACAAAGTTGTAGCGATGCGTCCAGACCGGCAAGTTCGCTGTTCTTTTC from Desulfovibrio porci harbors:
- a CDS encoding integrase core domain-containing protein, with translation KRTANLPVWTHRYNFVRPHTALGRKPPASRLSGG